The Natronobacterium texcoconense genome includes the window GACCGACGACGAGACCGTCGCAGTCGTGCTGAATTTCGGCGCAGATCCCGTGCACGTTCGAGTGGACCGCGACCTCGAACCGACCGACCTCGTAACCGGCGAGGAACGGGATCTCGAGCGTGCCGACGAGGGAACCGTGCTCGAGGTCGAGGACGCTGCAGTCGTTCCGGTTCGGTCGGATAAATAGAAGCTATTTGGCTGGTTCACTTCGGTCAGAGACGCGTTCACGCTCTTCCCTTTTACTCGGGTTCGACGCCGCCGAGAGTTTCGGGGGCGAGTAGTTCGCCGATTCGTCACTCGAGTCGTTCGACGGTGTTCAGCGCGTTGACTCTCCCTGCACCGAGTTCCGGGTCGCCACGGTTGTCCCCGACCTCGGCTCCCTTTCGGACTGCCTGGAGTACCTGCTGGGGATTCGCGCCCTCGTCGAGTTCGCGAGCGAGGGCGGCGAGGCCGGTGACCTGTGGGGCCGCCATCGACGTGCCCGCCAGCCAATTGTACGGGGCAGGACCCTCCTCGGCCTGCGTCGAATACGTCGAGAACACCAGGTTGAGCGGGTAGGGCCACTCGACGTCGGCTTCCGGATCGACCGTCTTCTCTTCGGTTTCGTAGCCGCCGCCGGGTGCGCCGACGTCGACGTCGTTGCGTCCCCAGTTCGAGTAGAACGTGAGTTTGTCGTTCGGTCCGGTGGCGCTGACGCCGATAACACCGGACAGGCCGTTCCAGAGGCGGAGCCAGCCACCCTGCAGGTCGGTCTCGTCGTTACCGGCCGACCCGACGTACAGCGTTCCCTCCCGCCGTCCGTAGTTCGCGACTGGTTCGAACAGCTGGCGGTAGACTCCCACGTTGTCCTCGAATTCGGCGAACTCCTGTGGAGCCATCATGAAACCGAGGCTGATGTTCGCGGCATCCGTGCCGACGTCGGCGGCGTACTCCATTCCGAGCATGATGTCACCCATAGTGCCGGTGCCGTGACCCAGCACGTCCACGGAGACGAGCGTCGCATCGGGCGCTGTCCCCGTCATGAGCTCGTCGCCCGTCGCGGCGGCCGTCCCCGCGACGTGGGTACCGTGTCCGTTGGGATCACCCTGGTGGGGTGCGATCTCACCGTCGACGACAGCGACGCTGCCTTCTACGTCGAGGTTCGAGAGGTCGGGGTGGGTCTCGTCGACTCCCGTGTCGATGATCGCTACCGTCGTCCCCTCGCCCGTCGCGTGTGCCTGTGCCTCGCGTACGTTCTGAACCTGCTTGTCCCAGAGCAGTTCGTCGTAGACGGCGTCGGGGTCGTCCGGAATCTCGTCGTGCTCGTCCTCGAGGACGGGCGCGACCTCGAGCGCGAGGTCCGGTACGGCAGCGGTGACGCCGCCGACGGCCTCGAGGTCGTCGGCCGCGTCTTCGGGGCCAGTTACCAGTGAACCGCCTCGGGGTCAAGCCCCGAGGCTTCCCGTGGTTTAGTCGGACACTCCCACCTGACCATCGGCCTGATAGCCTCGAACGGTCGGGTGGGTCACGGTCGGGGCGTCCACGGCCCCCGATGCCTGCCGTCGCACCTTCCGAACAACGGGAAGGCTGTTGAGAGCAGGCACATTCCAGTCCTGATGCTTCTCGATGCCTTTCACGGCAATATTCACGCTTGCACCCCGGTCGCTGTGGTCTTGATGCCCACAGTCCCGACACTTGAACCGCTTCTTGTTACGATTCGCACGCTCCGTATGCCCACACATCGGACACCGCTGGCTGGTGTACTCGGGGTTAATCCACGCAGTCGGAATCTCCTCGAATGACGCCTTGTACGACGTGTAGTATTGGAGAGCGCGGAACGGGAGGTGGTGCAAGCGTCGGTTCATCCGCGTGCCGTAATCGATACTGTCGCGCATCTCTTTGAGGTCTTCAAAGACGATGCACGGCCTCTCGAACTGACGGCTCCACTCCACGATGTGCCGAGATACCTTGTGGAGTCGGTCGCGGACAAACCGTTCCTCACGCCCTTCGAGCGCATCGTGGATACTGTCCTTCCCCGCGCTCTGGACACGTTTCCGCATCGTGAAATAGCGGTGCCGCTCGAACTTAATTTCGGGAAAGTCAATGACTAACGTGTCCTCAACCCCATCCTCGGAGAGCGCAGCCAGAGCCACGTTGTCCTCGTTCACGTCCACGCCGACGACTGTCCGCGAGTCCTGTTTGTCTCGAACGGTCTGCTCGGTGTTGGTGACGTTGACGTGCAACTCGGCGTTCCCGTTGTGGAACAGGGCTTCTGCTGTGCCAATATTCCACTCGTCGCTTTCGAGCGCGGTCTTGAGAATTTCGAAGTGGGCGTCGTCGCCTTCAAGGACGCCTTTGATGTGCTTGTACGGCTTCGCGCTGATGCGGAACGCCACGTCGCCGTCGTCAGTAAGCGATAGGTTGTACCCTTCCTCGTAGTTCGCACGAAGCGGGTACGTGC containing:
- a CDS encoding S8 family peptidase, encoding MIDTGVDETHPDLSNLDVEGSVAVVDGEIAPHQGDPNGHGTHVAGTAAATGDELMTGTAPDATLVSVDVLGHGTGTMGDIMLGMEYAADVGTDAANISLGFMMAPQEFAEFEDNVGVYRQLFEPVANYGRREGTLYVGSAGNDETDLQGGWLRLWNGLSGVIGVSATGPNDKLTFYSNWGRNDVDVGAPGGGYETEEKTVDPEADVEWPYPLNLVFSTYSTQAEEGPAPYNWLAGTSMAAPQVTGLAALARELDEGANPQQVLQAVRKGAEVGDNRGDPELGAGRVNALNTVERLE
- a CDS encoding RNA-guided endonuclease TnpB family protein; protein product: MTDAQALTKTLDFQLNIQSDNESLLYDACLEARSAYNETIRLAKEGVDWNAIPDRVADDADLVKNTTQRVVAKALGAMENYYEYDDFGQPSHTKDGTYPLRANYEEGYNLSLTDDGDVAFRISAKPYKHIKGVLEGDDAHFEILKTALESDEWNIGTAEALFHNGNAELHVNVTNTEQTVRDKQDSRTVVGVDVNEDNVALAALSEDGVEDTLVIDFPEIKFERHRYFTMRKRVQSAGKDSIHDALEGREERFVRDRLHKVSRHIVEWSRQFERPCIVFEDLKEMRDSIDYGTRMNRRLHHLPFRALQYYTSYKASFEEIPTAWINPEYTSQRCPMCGHTERANRNKKRFKCRDCGHQDHSDRGASVNIAVKGIEKHQDWNVPALNSLPVVRKVRRQASGAVDAPTVTHPTVRGYQADGQVGVSD